A single genomic interval of Bacteroidota bacterium harbors:
- a CDS encoding pyridoxal phosphate-dependent aminotransferase: MPKISKKGLSMPASPIRKLVPYAEKAKKDGRIVYHLNIGQPDIETPKVMLDAVKKADIPVIEYSHSAGNESYRKKLVSYYKSYKIDLDFSEIMITTGGSEALSIAMMTCFNTGDEVIIPEPFYANYNGFACAADIVVKPIRSYIETGFALPPISEFEKLITPKTKGIIICNPGNPTGYLYSKQELESLRELVLKYDLFLLSDEVYREFCYDGKEYVSVMHLKGIEQNVVMLDSISKRYSACGARIGALITKNKEVMSASLKFAQARLSPPTYGQIGAEAAIDTPKEYFEKVKKEYVGRRDFVIEALNKMEGVLCPRPIGAFYCIARLPIDNSDKFCQWLLEDFNHNDQTVMMAPATGFYSTPGAGTDEVRIAYVLNKQALKNAMECLDAALKVYPGRKIVQTKSAIA, encoded by the coding sequence ATGCCGAAAATTTCTAAAAAGGGATTAAGTATGCCCGCTTCGCCAATACGTAAGCTGGTTCCTTATGCTGAAAAAGCCAAAAAGGATGGACGTATTGTCTATCACCTCAATATTGGTCAGCCAGATATTGAAACACCTAAAGTAATGCTTGATGCTGTTAAGAAAGCCGATATTCCTGTCATAGAATATTCTCATTCGGCAGGTAATGAATCATACCGGAAGAAACTGGTTAGCTATTATAAGTCTTATAAGATTGATCTGGATTTTTCCGAAATCATGATTACTACCGGAGGCTCAGAAGCATTGTCAATAGCAATGATGACCTGTTTTAATACAGGTGATGAAGTTATTATTCCCGAACCATTTTATGCCAACTATAATGGATTTGCCTGTGCCGCTGACATAGTTGTCAAGCCGATCCGTTCATATATTGAAACGGGGTTTGCGTTACCGCCGATCAGCGAATTTGAAAAGTTGATCACTCCTAAAACAAAAGGAATAATAATTTGTAATCCCGGCAATCCAACAGGTTATTTGTATTCAAAACAAGAGTTAGAGTCATTACGGGAGTTAGTGCTGAAGTATGACCTGTTCTTATTGTCTGACGAAGTATATCGTGAGTTTTGTTATGATGGGAAGGAATATGTTTCAGTAATGCATTTGAAAGGGATTGAGCAAAATGTTGTTATGCTCGATTCGATATCCAAACGTTACAGTGCCTGCGGGGCCAGGATAGGAGCCCTTATTACAAAGAATAAAGAAGTGATGAGTGCCTCTTTGAAATTTGCGCAGGCCCGTTTAAGTCCGCCTACATACGGACAGATAGGTGCGGAAGCAGCAATTGACACACCAAAAGAATATTTTGAAAAAGTTAAGAAAGAATATGTTGGTCGCAGGGATTTTGTGATTGAGGCGCTCAATAAGATGGAAGGTGTGCTGTGTCCCAGGCCAATCGGCGCTTTTTATTGTATTGCCCGTTTGCCGATTGATAATTCAGATAAGTTTTGCCAGTGGTTACTTGAAGATTTTAACCACAATGATCAAACAGTAATGATGGCGCCCGCTACCGGTTTTTATTCTACACCGGGTGCCGGTACTGATGAGGTACGCATTGCGTATGTTTTAAATAAGCAAGCCTTAAAGAATGCGATGGAGTGCCTTGACGCGGCATTAAAGGTTTATCCGGGAAGGAAAATTGTACAGACAAAAAGTGCTATTGCATAG
- a CDS encoding DUF1573 domain-containing protein, producing MKKVILSLGFMLSMALVGVIQAQGTTTADPTNPNAADIVFETEVIDYGTIEHNADGNREFKFKNTGKEPLIISNSTGSCGCTVPTWPKEPIKPGETASIKVHYATDRIGAFEKTVTVTSNAKTPSKVLKIKGTVKPDPTPAAPAAPVTPATTTTPETPRK from the coding sequence ATGAAAAAAGTAATCTTGTCACTCGGGTTTATGTTGAGCATGGCCCTGGTAGGAGTAATACAAGCGCAGGGTACAACTACAGCTGATCCGACCAATCCAAATGCAGCTGATATTGTATTTGAAACTGAAGTTATCGATTATGGCACTATTGAGCACAATGCGGATGGGAACCGTGAGTTTAAGTTCAAAAATACTGGTAAAGAACCGTTAATCATTTCTAATTCCACAGGCTCATGCGGATGTACAGTACCTACTTGGCCTAAGGAGCCCATTAAACCGGGAGAAACAGCTTCAATTAAAGTTCACTATGCTACAGATCGTATCGGCGCATTTGAAAAGACAGTAACTGTTACATCAAATGCTAAAACACCATCAAAAGTGTTGAAGATCAAAGGGACTGTTAAGCCTGACCCAACTCCTGCAGCTCCGGCCGCACCAGTTACTCCGGCAACAACAACTACACCGGAGACCCCGAGAAAATAA
- a CDS encoding DUF1573 domain-containing protein, protein MKSVFLSLAVVFAGFLKLSAQENVPPNPNAAEIVFESDQHDFGTLKQGAECAVEFKFKNTGKEPLLISNAQPSCGCTVPQWPKEPVKPGDTGVIKVKYDSNRVGPFEKTVTVTSNAKTQQKVVRIKGKIEAKPVEEAFPSNGMSKSGIPFEGK, encoded by the coding sequence ATGAAGTCAGTTTTTTTATCGTTAGCAGTTGTTTTTGCTGGGTTTCTGAAATTGAGTGCGCAGGAGAATGTACCGCCTAATCCAAATGCTGCAGAAATAGTTTTTGAAAGCGACCAGCACGATTTCGGTACTTTAAAACAAGGGGCCGAATGCGCCGTTGAGTTTAAATTTAAAAACACCGGAAAGGAGCCCTTGTTAATAAGTAATGCGCAGCCATCCTGTGGTTGTACAGTGCCCCAGTGGCCTAAAGAGCCCGTTAAACCCGGAGACACGGGGGTGATAAAAGTTAAGTATGATTCGAACAGGGTAGGGCCGTTTGAGAAAACGGTTACCGTTACCTCAAATGCGAAAACACAGCAAAAGGTGGTCAGAATAAAGGGTAAAATCGAAGCCAAACCTGTTGAAGAAGCTTTTCCAAGTAATGGTATGAGTAAAAGTGGCATACCTTTTGAGGGTAAATAA
- a CDS encoding valine--tRNA ligase: MEIPKTYNPKSTEGKWYSYWLKHKFFRSVPDKREPYTIVIPPPNVTGVLHMGHMLNNTIQDVLIRRARMMGKNACWVPGTDHASIATEAKVVAMLKEKGIKKADLTREEFLKYAWEWKEKYGGIILEQLKKLGASCDWDRTRFTMENDLSEAVIDVFIDLHKKGHIYRGHRMVNWDPVGLTAVSDEEVIHKEVNSKLYYVRYQIEGTNEWITVATTRPETILGDTAVCVHPDDERYKHLKDKKAIVPIVNRLVPIIFDSYIDLAFGTGALKVTPAHDINDYNLGIKYKLEVIDTLSLDGRMSPEAGFYIGEDRFVVRKKIAKDLEAMGQIVKVEEIKNKVGYSERTDAVIEPRISLQWFLKMDKLAKPALENVVNGNVKLIPDKFINTYKHWMENVHDWCISRQLWWGQRIPAWYDEKGNYVVAKTKEQAIEKLRIKNGELRIENIKQDEDVLDTWFSSWLWPISVFDGFKYPEGADIKYYYPTNDLVTAPEILFFWVARMIVAGYEYRGEKPFSNVYLTGIVRDKQGRKMSKSLGNSPDPLDLIEKHGADGVRVGMLLASPAGNDLPFDESLCEQGRNFSNKVWNAFRLIKGWNVDPSSKQPEANKTAIEWFNARFNEQLEIINDHYSKYRMSEALMSSYKLVWDDFCSWYLEMIKPEFVDGQSKPIDKTTYDASIGFIENILKVLHPFMPFITEDIWHLLNERTEQDCIIVAEWPTNGQLDQSRLNEFTVISEVVNSIRGIRSLTIKVLPENASRHWDNLICKLCNLSEIIYSEDKPSNSISFVVKQFECHIPVLANIDPKAEKERLQKELEYNKGFLRSVHAKLANERFVANAKPEIIQTEKQKQADAEAKIKAIEEQLTNL; this comes from the coding sequence ATGGAGATCCCTAAAACATATAATCCCAAAAGCACCGAAGGCAAGTGGTATAGCTATTGGCTGAAACACAAATTCTTCCGATCGGTTCCGGATAAGCGCGAACCTTATACAATTGTTATTCCTCCTCCAAATGTTACGGGAGTATTGCATATGGGGCATATGCTTAATAATACTATACAGGATGTATTGATCAGAAGGGCCCGTATGATGGGTAAAAATGCCTGCTGGGTTCCGGGTACCGATCATGCATCCATTGCAACAGAGGCTAAAGTTGTTGCCATGCTCAAAGAAAAGGGCATAAAAAAAGCTGATCTGACCCGTGAAGAATTTTTAAAATATGCCTGGGAATGGAAAGAAAAATATGGAGGGATCATTCTCGAACAATTGAAAAAACTTGGGGCCTCCTGCGATTGGGATCGTACCCGTTTCACGATGGAGAATGACCTGAGTGAAGCAGTTATTGATGTATTTATTGACTTGCATAAAAAAGGTCATATTTACCGCGGCCATCGCATGGTGAATTGGGATCCGGTCGGATTAACCGCTGTATCGGACGAAGAAGTGATCCACAAAGAGGTAAATTCGAAATTATATTATGTGCGCTATCAAATCGAAGGCACAAATGAATGGATAACCGTTGCAACAACTCGTCCTGAAACCATTTTAGGCGATACTGCCGTTTGTGTTCATCCTGACGATGAACGCTACAAACACCTGAAAGATAAAAAAGCGATCGTGCCTATTGTAAATAGGCTTGTTCCGATAATTTTTGACTCCTATATAGACCTAGCTTTTGGTACAGGCGCGTTAAAGGTTACACCGGCACATGATATTAATGATTATAACCTAGGTATTAAATACAAACTTGAAGTAATTGATACTCTTTCTCTTGATGGCAGAATGAGTCCTGAGGCAGGTTTCTATATAGGCGAAGACCGCTTTGTTGTTCGTAAAAAAATTGCGAAAGACCTTGAGGCCATGGGCCAAATTGTTAAGGTTGAAGAGATCAAAAACAAAGTAGGTTATTCTGAGAGAACTGATGCAGTTATTGAGCCCCGGATATCCCTGCAGTGGTTCCTAAAGATGGATAAATTAGCGAAGCCTGCATTGGAAAATGTAGTGAATGGAAATGTAAAACTGATCCCGGATAAATTTATCAATACATACAAACATTGGATGGAAAATGTACATGACTGGTGCATCAGCCGTCAATTATGGTGGGGACAACGGATCCCGGCCTGGTACGATGAAAAGGGAAATTACGTTGTTGCAAAAACAAAAGAACAAGCCATTGAAAAATTAAGAATTAAGAATGGAGAATTAAGAATTGAAAATATAAAGCAAGACGAAGATGTTTTAGATACCTGGTTCTCCTCATGGCTTTGGCCCATTAGCGTGTTTGATGGATTTAAATATCCTGAAGGCGCTGATATTAAGTATTACTACCCCACAAACGACCTTGTAACCGCTCCCGAAATTTTATTTTTTTGGGTTGCACGGATGATCGTTGCCGGATATGAATATAGGGGTGAAAAGCCTTTTTCAAATGTATACCTCACCGGGATTGTACGCGACAAACAAGGCCGTAAAATGTCCAAATCATTGGGCAATTCTCCTGACCCACTGGATCTGATCGAAAAGCACGGGGCCGATGGCGTTCGGGTAGGCATGCTCCTCGCCTCCCCTGCCGGCAATGATCTGCCTTTTGATGAATCGCTTTGTGAACAGGGACGGAATTTTTCTAATAAGGTGTGGAATGCTTTTCGTCTCATCAAAGGTTGGAATGTTGATCCCTCTTCCAAACAACCCGAAGCCAATAAAACAGCCATTGAATGGTTCAATGCCCGCTTTAATGAGCAATTGGAAATAATAAACGACCACTACAGCAAATACCGTATGAGTGAGGCTTTAATGAGCAGTTATAAACTTGTATGGGATGACTTCTGCTCCTGGTATCTCGAGATGATCAAACCGGAATTCGTTGATGGACAAAGTAAGCCTATCGATAAAACGACTTATGACGCTTCAATTGGTTTCATTGAGAATATTTTAAAAGTATTGCATCCTTTCATGCCATTTATTACAGAAGATATCTGGCATCTACTGAATGAACGAACTGAACAGGATTGTATTATCGTCGCCGAATGGCCAACCAATGGGCAATTAGATCAATCACGATTGAACGAATTTACTGTGATCAGCGAAGTTGTGAATTCGATAAGAGGGATAAGAAGCCTAACAATTAAAGTTCTACCTGAAAACGCAAGCAGGCATTGGGACAACCTGATCTGCAAACTTTGTAACCTATCCGAAATAATATACAGCGAAGATAAACCGTCTAACAGCATTTCCTTTGTTGTTAAACAATTTGAATGCCATATACCTGTTTTAGCAAATATTGACCCAAAAGCTGAAAAAGAACGCCTGCAAAAAGAACTGGAATACAACAAAGGCTTTTTAAGATCGGTACACGCCAAACTGGCAAATGAACGATTTGTTGCCAATGCCAAACCCGAAATAATACAAACTGAAAAACAGAAACAGGCAGACGCAGAAGCAAAAATAAAAGCCATCGAAGAGCAGTTAACCAACCTTTAA
- a CDS encoding YdcF family protein, with translation MKIAIILFVVFSNPFLFDEAMRLWEVPALSADRLPVYDAGIVLGSTIHFDPKINRIQFLQQSDRLFQAVELYKKGKIKKIIYCGGSGSLLHPDEKEGVWIKRYLTLIGIPEQDIIIENDSRNTHENAVFTAPILQKEVPNGKYLLITSAWHLRRAVKCFEKERVKTDPYSADRMSGPRKFELDHLLLPNAYTLANWYILNHELIGYFSYKITGYI, from the coding sequence TTGAAAATTGCCATTATCCTTTTCGTTGTGTTTTCAAATCCGTTTTTGTTTGATGAGGCCATGCGTTTATGGGAGGTGCCGGCGCTATCTGCAGATCGGTTACCAGTATATGATGCCGGCATCGTGTTGGGCAGCACTATCCATTTTGATCCCAAAATTAACAGGATACAATTTTTACAGCAAAGCGACCGGCTCTTCCAGGCTGTTGAATTGTACAAAAAGGGTAAAATAAAAAAGATCATATATTGCGGCGGCTCCGGAAGCTTGTTGCATCCGGATGAGAAGGAAGGCGTTTGGATAAAACGGTACCTGACCCTGATAGGTATTCCGGAACAGGATATTATTATTGAAAATGATTCGCGCAATACACATGAGAATGCGGTTTTCACAGCGCCCATTTTACAAAAAGAAGTGCCGAATGGTAAATACCTGTTGATCACATCGGCCTGGCATTTACGAAGGGCTGTAAAATGCTTTGAAAAAGAGAGAGTAAAGACAGACCCATACAGTGCCGACAGAATGAGCGGACCACGCAAGTTTGAATTAGATCATTTGCTCTTGCCCAATGCTTATACATTGGCCAATTGGTATATCCTAAATCATGAATTGATAGGATACTTTAGTTATAAAATTACCGGATATATTTAA
- a CDS encoding aminopeptidase, translated as MFKFFFDISLVFIIGLLMAYNQLIIYGLKMGKGQLHIVLNTRPIDDCLNDKQFPDSLKSKLLLIKEVRQYAIDSLGLNNSPNYATVYDQQNKPAIWVVTACEPFAFKAKEWKFPIVGIVPYKGFFKKEEAKAQQISLLSEGYDTKLGTTSGWSTLGWFRDPILSNMLYQSEGELADLIIHELTHSSIFMKSDVQRNENLASFVGDVGAKKFLIHKFGIYSKEYITFMNDQHDELMYNEYMLNSMKQLDALYKSFNTGTSIDEKKKLKEKIIINIVLGVSKLNLFNKTKYFKISKRALTCKNAFFMEFVRYDSQRGYFETELSKEKNSDIAAFIKHQKNL; from the coding sequence ATGTTTAAATTTTTTTTTGATATTTCCCTGGTATTCATCATTGGATTATTAATGGCTTATAATCAATTGATCATTTATGGTTTAAAAATGGGAAAGGGTCAGTTACACATTGTATTGAATACCCGTCCGATCGATGATTGCCTGAATGACAAACAGTTTCCCGATTCGTTAAAGTCAAAGTTGCTTTTAATAAAAGAGGTCAGGCAATACGCGATAGACAGTTTAGGATTAAACAATTCCCCGAATTATGCTACTGTTTATGACCAGCAGAACAAACCTGCAATATGGGTAGTAACAGCCTGTGAACCATTTGCATTTAAAGCAAAGGAATGGAAGTTTCCGATCGTTGGCATCGTGCCATACAAGGGCTTTTTCAAAAAAGAAGAGGCAAAAGCCCAGCAGATATCACTTTTAAGTGAAGGTTACGACACTAAACTGGGCACAACCAGCGGATGGTCAACACTCGGCTGGTTCAGGGATCCTATATTATCTAATATGCTTTATCAATCTGAAGGCGAACTTGCCGACCTGATCATTCATGAACTCACACATTCTTCCATATTTATGAAAAGTGATGTTCAGCGAAATGAAAACCTGGCAAGCTTTGTAGGCGATGTTGGCGCAAAAAAATTCCTTATTCACAAATTCGGAATTTACTCAAAAGAATACATCACATTTATGAATGATCAGCATGATGAATTAATGTACAACGAGTACATGCTGAACAGCATGAAACAATTAGATGCGCTCTATAAATCATTTAACACAGGGACAAGTATTGACGAGAAAAAAAAATTGAAGGAAAAAATAATCATCAATATTGTCCTGGGAGTGAGCAAACTTAACCTGTTCAACAAAACAAAATATTTTAAGATTAGTAAACGTGCGCTAACCTGTAAGAACGCATTTTTTATGGAATTTGTCCGTTACGATTCGCAGCGTGGTTATTTTGAGACTGAGTTAAGTAAGGAAAAAAATAGCGACATCGCCGCCTTTATTAAACATCAAAAAAATTTATAA
- the pseB gene encoding UDP-N-acetylglucosamine 4,6-dehydratase (inverting), with amino-acid sequence MQNLSFDNKTILITGGTGSLGKHLTKTILERYKVKKLIIFSRDELKQFEMSHTFPESKYPQIRFFIGDIRDKERLKRAFEGVNIVIHAAALKQVPAAEYNPIEFINTNVIGAENIVSASLDAGVQSVVALSTDKAAAPINLYGATKLCSDKLFVAANNIKGSRDIRLSVVRYGNVMGSRGSVMPFFLEKRKSGTLPITHEEMTRFNISLQEGVDLVLYAIQYAWGGEIFVPKIPSFRITELAEAIAPECKTKIVGIRPGEKIHEEMITESDAMLTVDIGKYYAILPHQPTWDKAEYLKKYKGKHVPEGFRYNSGTNSEWLSVTQLRKLIKAEIDPDFKA; translated from the coding sequence GTGCAAAACCTTTCTTTCGACAATAAAACTATCCTGATAACAGGCGGGACCGGATCACTGGGTAAACATTTAACCAAAACTATCCTGGAGCGATATAAAGTGAAAAAACTCATTATTTTTTCAAGGGATGAGTTGAAGCAATTTGAAATGTCGCACACTTTTCCTGAATCAAAATATCCGCAGATTCGTTTTTTTATAGGTGATATCAGGGACAAAGAACGCCTTAAGCGCGCCTTTGAAGGCGTGAACATTGTCATTCATGCTGCCGCACTGAAACAAGTACCTGCAGCGGAATACAACCCAATCGAGTTCATCAATACAAATGTTATAGGAGCTGAAAATATTGTAAGTGCCTCTCTTGATGCGGGAGTGCAATCGGTTGTAGCCCTGTCAACCGACAAAGCCGCTGCGCCTATAAATTTATACGGCGCCACAAAATTATGTTCCGATAAACTTTTTGTAGCTGCTAACAACATAAAAGGAAGCAGGGATATTCGTTTGTCAGTGGTCAGATACGGAAACGTTATGGGTTCAAGAGGTTCTGTCATGCCATTTTTTCTCGAAAAAAGAAAAAGCGGAACATTGCCTATAACACATGAAGAAATGACCCGGTTCAACATTTCACTACAGGAAGGTGTTGACCTCGTTTTATATGCCATTCAATATGCCTGGGGTGGAGAAATATTTGTTCCTAAGATACCCTCCTTTAGAATTACAGAACTGGCAGAAGCTATAGCACCTGAGTGCAAGACAAAAATAGTTGGCATCCGCCCCGGTGAAAAAATCCACGAGGAAATGATCACTGAATCGGATGCAATGCTGACGGTTGACATCGGAAAATATTATGCTATTCTTCCACACCAGCCTACCTGGGATAAGGCCGAATACCTCAAAAAATATAAAGGCAAGCATGTGCCTGAGGGTTTCAGGTATAACTCCGGCACTAATTCCGAATGGTTATCTGTAACTCAACTCAGGAAGCTTATCAAGGCTGAAATCGATCCGGATTTTAAGGCTTAG
- a CDS encoding PKD domain-containing protein, whose product MKKPLKIIISFLFLFLSDIAFSQISKVNMLLWLKADSGVTYDGFKNVQQWNDYSGNNNHFVQGTIGNMPLWKDSVFNDKPGLLFNGTSTYLESLLKMDLTQGFTFFIVGKNNLRKNFNGLFRVASSPVDSSVLELGFEIGGTDNGSGTFNYVANRNFGIDYRQISNAPPAVSNFYLYEIEVRSDSLKLFINGILKFNIQSSASLIPKFILNGFLGFDYSSQANLDGVINELLIYKQNITTVNKSNIYKYLSDKYYGKPDLGRDTTVTTFCPSLGPYGKYKSYVWSTGDTTKSIKLTNSGTYWIKALDDFGFSHSDTVQVVIPSINYSSSFNDTICVESPLVWNTQLSKLYFTFKWQDNSTDSLYTVSQTGKYSVKITDWAGCTVLSDTVSIYTDNFSQQVSLGPDTTFCSGNSIVLKSGAFPGNIYTWSDNSTGSSLTIISPGKYWVNVSDKNNCTAKDTIDISISGIAPKASFSYLSSGCKGDSIKFTDFSLPPGGNSITGRLWDFGDTKTSSLTNPVHLYQAPNDTGVFNVKLSVTTNVGCSKDTTLQLHIYPKPLVFFSNSLACSGDNVGFTNLSDLRGYSAQSYSWNFADPASGANNTSTLASPNHKFTASGVNAVKFVVLNNKGCADSLVKSVTVQPAPTAQFSTSLTCEKQKIFFTDNSTIISPSVIQTWKTDFGDAGSSTIKNPNHTYNIAWTYIVKYIVGANNGCYDTVITPLTIYNTPLAKIGLSGPFCVNDSINLIDSSIVNSSSLNGWLWTVDGAQNFTVQNPKNPFSNTGSHSAKLVVTSLEGCKDSTTRSFTINALPTVGFTFSPTYGDPPLAVSFTNLSAAGTSAWDFGDTFQSGLTSPTHTYQDSGTYTISLALTDNNGCVNSSSQTFQLQYAKYDIALLQVQADVDADNFLNVTVSFGNASTRPLTAADFIVDIDGDNGFKESWTGNLSIGGISSYTFKTSPRLNTTSAHNYICVTAKKPNGFQDANSTDNEICIGLKSNEFILPEPSPNPASDYITIPLIVPSDAEVELIVYDKLGQAVSDRLKYSAIKGFNTIKYYTYNLGDGVYSYEITYKSAKGVKKFVKFRN is encoded by the coding sequence ATGAAAAAGCCTTTAAAGATAATCATATCGTTTCTTTTTCTATTCCTTTCCGATATTGCTTTTTCTCAAATTTCAAAAGTCAATATGCTGCTTTGGTTGAAGGCAGATAGCGGAGTTACTTATGATGGCTTTAAAAATGTTCAACAATGGAATGATTATAGTGGCAATAATAACCACTTTGTTCAGGGAACGATTGGAAATATGCCCTTATGGAAGGATTCTGTATTTAATGATAAGCCGGGCCTTCTTTTTAATGGAACATCAACATATCTGGAAAGTTTATTAAAAATGGATTTAACACAAGGCTTTACTTTTTTTATAGTTGGCAAAAATAATTTGCGGAAAAATTTCAACGGATTATTCAGAGTTGCCTCAAGCCCGGTTGATAGTTCTGTTTTGGAATTGGGATTTGAAATTGGAGGAACTGATAACGGTAGTGGCACATTTAATTATGTGGCCAATCGGAATTTTGGTATAGATTATCGTCAAATCAGCAACGCTCCTCCTGCGGTTAGTAATTTTTATTTATATGAAATTGAAGTTAGATCAGACAGTCTGAAATTATTTATAAATGGCATATTAAAGTTTAATATACAGTCATCCGCATCTTTGATTCCTAAATTTATTTTAAATGGATTTTTAGGTTTTGATTATTCATCACAGGCAAATTTAGATGGTGTAATAAATGAGTTGTTGATCTATAAACAAAATATTACCACTGTCAATAAAAGCAATATTTATAAATATTTAAGCGACAAATACTATGGTAAACCTGATCTTGGAAGAGATACAACGGTTACAACATTCTGTCCTTCTCTCGGACCCTATGGAAAATATAAAAGCTATGTTTGGTCAACAGGCGATACTACAAAGTCTATTAAATTAACTAACTCAGGAACTTATTGGATTAAAGCGTTGGACGATTTTGGTTTTTCTCATTCTGATACCGTTCAGGTAGTTATACCTTCAATAAATTATTCAAGTTCTTTCAATGATACTATTTGTGTTGAATCGCCGTTGGTATGGAATACACAATTAAGTAAATTATATTTTACATTTAAATGGCAGGATAATTCAACAGATTCTTTATATACTGTTTCCCAGACGGGAAAATATTCTGTTAAAATAACTGATTGGGCAGGTTGTACTGTTCTTTCGGACACAGTGTCGATTTATACTGACAATTTTTCTCAACAGGTTTCCCTTGGTCCGGATACTACTTTTTGTTCCGGTAATTCAATTGTTTTAAAATCCGGGGCATTTCCCGGAAACATATATACCTGGTCAGATAATTCTACAGGAAGCTCATTAACAATTATAAGTCCTGGAAAATATTGGGTTAATGTATCGGACAAAAATAATTGCACAGCAAAGGATACTATTGATATTTCCATTTCAGGTATTGCTCCTAAAGCAAGCTTCAGTTATCTTTCAAGCGGTTGCAAGGGTGATTCAATTAAATTTACAGATTTTTCTTTACCTCCGGGCGGTAATTCAATAACAGGTCGTTTATGGGATTTTGGCGATACAAAAACTTCTTCATTAACAAATCCTGTGCATCTATATCAGGCACCTAATGACACAGGAGTATTTAATGTTAAACTATCTGTTACAACGAACGTTGGCTGTTCCAAAGACACAACGTTGCAGCTGCATATATATCCGAAACCATTGGTGTTCTTTTCAAATTCATTGGCCTGCAGTGGCGATAATGTTGGCTTTACTAACCTTTCGGACCTGAGAGGATACTCTGCTCAAAGCTATTCCTGGAATTTTGCCGATCCTGCCAGTGGGGCAAATAATACAAGCACGCTTGCGAGTCCCAATCATAAATTTACCGCTTCGGGTGTGAATGCTGTTAAGTTTGTTGTTCTAAACAATAAAGGATGTGCAGACTCTTTAGTGAAGTCAGTTACTGTTCAGCCGGCACCTACGGCTCAATTTTCAACCTCGCTGACCTGTGAAAAGCAAAAGATATTTTTTACTGATAATTCCACCATTATATCGCCTTCTGTAATTCAAACCTGGAAAACTGATTTCGGAGATGCAGGTTCTTCAACGATAAAAAACCCCAATCATACCTATAATATTGCATGGACCTATATCGTAAAGTATATTGTAGGAGCGAATAATGGCTGTTATGATACAGTAATTACACCCCTTACAATTTACAATACCCCTTTGGCTAAAATCGGTTTATCCGGTCCGTTTTGTGTGAACGATAGCATTAACTTAATTGATAGTTCAATAGTGAATAGTTCATCTTTAAATGGTTGGCTATGGACAGTTGATGGTGCCCAGAATTTCACCGTGCAAAATCCTAAGAACCCTTTTTCTAATACAGGAAGCCATAGCGCTAAACTCGTTGTGACTTCTTTGGAGGGTTGTAAGGATTCAACAACAAGATCATTTACAATTAACGCTCTTCCAACTGTCGGATTTACATTCTCTCCTACCTATGGCGATCCTCCATTAGCTGTGAGCTTTACCAACCTGTCAGCCGCCGGCACTTCGGCATGGGATTTTGGTGATACTTTTCAAAGCGGCCTTACTTCACCTACACATACCTATCAGGATTCAGGAACATACACAATAAGTTTAGCGCTTACTGATAATAATGGTTGTGTAAATTCCTCATCTCAGACATTTCAGCTGCAATATGCGAAATATGATATAGCATTATTGCAGGTGCAGGCGGATGTTGATGCGGATAATTTTTTAAATGTAACTGTCAGCTTCGGTAATGCATCCACCCGGCCGCTGACCGCCGCTGATTTTATTGTGGATATAGATGGAGATAACGGGTTTAAAGAATCGTGGACGGGAAATTTAAGTATTGGGGGTATTTCTTCATATACGTTCAAAACGTCTCCACGGTTAAACACTACAAGCGCGCATAATTATATTTGTGTTACTGCCAAAAAACCAAATGGCTTTCAGGATGCTAATTCTACTGATAATGAAATATGTATTGGATTAAAGAGCAATGAATTTATTTTGCCTGAACCAAGCCCAAATCCGGCATCAGACTACATTACAATACCGCTTATTGTTCCTTCAGATGCGGAAGTTGAATTAATTGTTTATGATAAACTGGGACAAGCGGTCAGCGATCGGTTAAAATATTCCGCCATCAAAGGTTTCAACACTATAAAGTATTATACCTATAATTTAGGTGATGGTGTTTATTCCTATGAGATCACCTATAAAAGTGCTAAGGGGGTTAAGAAGTTTGTAAAGTTCCGCAATTGA